Within the Pseudomonas sp. SL4(2022) genome, the region CGGCAACTCTTCGGTGTAAGCAACGCCCACGGAAATTTCCCCGGAGGCCAGCAAGGCCGGCATCAGCAGGTAGTTGGTGCGGCGAACCACCAGCACCACGCCCGGGGCTTCGGCGCGTAAGCGCTTGATCAGCGGCGGTAAGAGACCGAATTCGACGTCATCCGACAGGCCGATGCGAAAGACCGCAGTGCTGGTGGCTGGGTGAAAATCAGCCGCACGACTGACCGCCGTAGAAATCGAATCCAGCGCCGGCGAGAGCAGGGCGGCAATCTCCATGGCGCGGGCGGTAGGCTCCATGCTGCGACCGGTGCGCACGAACAGCGGGTCATCGAACAGGCTGCGCAAACGGGCGAGGGCCGCACTGATGGCCGGCTGGCCCAGAAACAGTTTTTCCGCCGCACGGGTCACGCTACGTTCATGCATCAGCGTTTCAAAGACGATCAGCAGGTTGAGATCGACGCGGCGAAGATCGTTACGGTTCATCCGGTGTCCATTCTGGAGTGGCTGCGGTTTTGCGCGCGAATCAGGCTAATGCCGAATGCTGTTGCCAGGCAATATGCACGGCGAAATGATGTGTGCGTGACTCATCATCATCGACAAGCATGGTGAATATCAGCCCTGAGCGGTGGAATTGCTGGCAAAGCCCGGATAAAGTCCGTGGCCATAAGAGGTCGCCATCGCTGTATCGCGCAGAGATGCTGAACAGTTGCCGCGACCTGAATGGGTCAACCGAAGAGGTTTGCGATGTCCCGCATAGTGCGTTTCCACGAGTTTGGTGAGGCCGATGTCCTCAAGATCGAAGAGCGTCAAGCCCCGGCGCCCGCCGCTGGTGAAGTGCTGGTCGGTGTTGAAGCTGTAGGTGTCAGCTGGTACGACGTGCTCTGGCGGCAGAATCTGGGCAATACCCCAACGCAATTGCCGGCAGGCCTGGGCCACGAACTGGCCGGCGTGGTGCTGGCCCTCGGCGATGGCGTGACTGATTTGACTGTGGGTGATCGAGTAGCGAGCTTCCCGGGGCACAGCGCCAACCGTTATCCCAGTTACGCCGAGCATGTGGTATTGCCACGCAGTTCCTTGGCGCGTTACCCGGAGAACCTGACCGCTCAACAGGCCGCCGTGCACTATCTACCATCGATGGTCGGCTGGTTCGGTTTCAGCGAACTGGCGCGTTTGCAGCCCGGTGAAACCGTGCTGGTAAC harbors:
- a CDS encoding LysR family transcriptional regulator, with translation MNRNDLRRVDLNLLIVFETLMHERSVTRAAEKLFLGQPAISAALARLRSLFDDPLFVRTGRSMEPTARAMEIAALLSPALDSISTAVSRAADFHPATSTAVFRIGLSDDVEFGLLPPLIKRLRAEAPGVVLVVRRTNYLLMPALLASGEISVGVAYTEELPANAKRKVLRRSKPKLLRADTAPGALSLDDFCARPHALVSFAGDLGGFIDTELEKQGRKRRVVLALPQFNGLGTLLAGTDILATVPDYTAAALTSAGGVRAEELPLPTQTFELHMAWRGAQDNDPAERWLRSRIQMFCGDPDSLE